The segment ACTCAAATTATCTGCTCCGCGGGGACAACATGTGGTGTAAGTGTGAATCTTGACTAAACCTCAATTAAACTAGATTTTTATTAATGGGAAGCATAAGGCTGACGTTTTTCATCAGGAAAGTCTTCATCAGAGCATCCCGAGTGCCCCCACTGCCATGTCTTCTCATGCATTCGTGGgactcatttgcatattttaacgCCTGTGTGATGAATTTTAAGAAGCACTCTTTCCTTAAAATCCATTCGGAGCAGTTTGTGACAAACCTTTTTAAGAGAGCGGAGTGAAAACAGCGCTTGTGCTTCGTGCTGGGATGTTTTTGACAAGCCCGGCCCTGACTGTATAATCCAGGGCACATCAGCATTCTGCAGGGCTGGGAGAGCAGAGACCACAGAGCAAGAAATGTCTCCCCAAGGTGGCTGAAAGTGGTAGTGCAGCTGTGTTTTCATCACAGCTCACAGGCTAACtggggcagcacacacacacacacacacacacggatgtgCAGGGACACATATACAACAAAGCACATGCACGCCCGCCAAAGACTCACATgcacagatttacacacacgcgcgtgcatAGAGAAATGAACCAATCCTTCTTTGTCTCCCGTGTGCAGGtcccctgtgtgtgtccttcagATACACTTGGCCTCCATGTCGTAGAGTTGGAGAAGGTCAGAGATCACAGCGTCAATGTCTGCTTTAGTCACGTCCTCACAcagcacctacacacacacgcacatgcacgcgcacacacagaaacaggatTCAGCACCATAGCTGGCATGAATAAACAGTGGATATCAAAAGTCTGCACACCCTTTCCAATGTCCTAGTTTTCACTGCCTTGAGGCCTGAAGTAGAAACCCATAAAATCAGACTGTTTTCCACTTTCATTTGGGTATAGTAACCAGCAAAATGTAGGTAATAACAAAAGGCCATAGTTCTTAGAGTGtatgaaaatagaaaatgaaagtAGCTTGGTTGCATGAGTGTGTACACCCTTCAATTAATATTTAGAAGCACACTTTGCTTGGAGAAGACTAgcacttttttaaatatatgtctACCAACTGAGCAAGTCTGGACCCCCATTCATTTTTTGAAAGAACTGAAGGTTTCTCATTTTGCAAGGGGACCTCCTGTATATCAAgtaaatattcatatttaatatCTAATGCATATTCTTCAAGCTAATCCTGATTAGATATCAGAGAAAAAGGTGACCTGGCACTGTTTTTCCTATACCatttcccagactgagacaagatgttcaataccattttcacctctgagcATCCAGTTGTGTGGTTCCCATGGATagtattttgtgttagcttagcataaagacttgaagtctatgggtgtcattagcctagctccatcaaaatgaaaaaataagccTTTCAGCATCTCTGAAGTCTTACTGGCACAGcgtatcatgtggatttgaaatagaCGTCTtagaatattttaaaacaactctcatttgtctttttaaaatcCAAACACATCCCAACATCTTGCCTCAGTCTGGGTATGTCAGAAAAAGggtgttttgcccaaaacgctggaatattcctttaatctTTACTGTTACGTTAGACTGAGTCACACTGAACATACTTTATAAAATTCCACTGTACATAATGTCTATatgtatctcacacacacacacacacacacacacacacacacacacacacacacacctgccaccactctctctccccaacAGGCAGCTCCACTCCGTAGCTGTTCAGAGCCAGGTAAAGCGCTGCTATAGCAATGTGTTGGGGTTTGTGGCGGATGCACATGGGTCCATGGTAACAGTCTCTAAGCAGGGCCCAGGCAGTCTCGGCGACAGGGGTTCGAGACCAAGCATGGCGATTCACCAGCGACCTCACAGACAACAGGTAGTGGAGTAAATActggatagagaaagagagaaaatagtaaaatataaTCCTATATGTCAAGCGTACACTGTAACTGGGTCAAACAGTATTTAAAATTACTGGCTTGAGCATGCAAGAGTGCTGAGCCAATCACAGGACAgtatttcaaagtcattttgtaTACTTTTCTCTTGCTGACCTGTACATACCTGCAGCAGCATCTGTTGCAGTAATACTCACCCATCTGTGCTCCACACAGCTCAAAAtcaacatatttaacatttagctgacactcttaTCCAGAATGACCTACAATAAGCGCAACACACTCAATTTCTAGATCATCAAAATTACAAGCAAccaattaatttaatttggcAGAaggtgttgtcctgttttgttggTTGTAAACCTgcgggcctgtaaagccctttgaggctgtaaacagtgatttggggctCTAAATGCACTTGAACAGTAAGGCGGGCAAGGTTCAGAGAAGGCATTGCGTCCTGTGATAGAAATGCTGcaacaaaatcagaaaaagaGCTAAGTCAAATTTCCAACAAGTTATTTTCAGAGCGAACACATGGGGACATTGATGACAgcatgagacaaaaacagaaacagacaagtgggcaaaacacaaaatagagTGGACAGGTaggcgtgcgcacacacacacacacacaccttgtgtgGGTGCTGGAAGGAGACGTGGAAGTTGAGCTGTCGGAGGATGAGGAGCTCACACTGCACCACGCTGTCCCTCAGGTCCCAGAACTCCTTGTCACATTCTAGAGGAGCACTGCCACTGTTGAAATACctgggagggaggaaagagagagaggggcggaAACCAGGGAGAAGggttgagggagagagagagagggcattcAAGGTGACCACTATGATATGACACAAGAATCCAAACAAGCCGTGATTTGTTGTCCATTGAATCCCCGGTTCATATAAGACTGAGCCTAACCTCTTCCCTGTACCTAGGTGAAATTAGTCTTATGTTGCATTCATGTCCTAGGGAAATGACCGTCAGAATACAGACGAAGACAATGTTTGGTTGGTAGGAGCCATGACCTGGCGGCTGGTTACCTGTGGCTCACGTTGATGATGTCGCGGGTCCTGAGGTGCTGCTCCTCCACTTTGCCGGCCAGGTACACGCAGCTCATGGCCACCAGATAGGGCTCGTACacgcgcacactcacacactcaaagaAACGGTGGTACAACACACACGCCGTGGCCACGGGTACCGAGCGCATGCCGAGCTTCACTCCTGAGAAATTCAAGGCGAAGAGGAGTCAGCGTTGAATGATCATCTTCATACTCCTACCATGACTGTCCACTAATCATtagggctgggacgatatgTTTATCTCCTGGCTCGATATTATCACAACACCTGGGTGCCGTTTCAATATGCATTGCAATTCTTAAGTATTGCGATTCTACAAGTGCTGCAAGtcaatattacaatttattgtgagtttgttttttgaattatcctttagtttgtggatgtaaagtttcatgaggctgtgattatcttacagtcattttatacagttaCATCAAGTTTCCAAAAATGGTCTAAATACAATGACAAGGCTGATATGGgagctaacatcatcacacatgaataaaatcgggctcattgaatccacaggagtctcagctttccagtcaagcccaactgatgcaactccaagactgtttaggccccagtctgcacaaatacaccattttacaagaggccaaaagaacacatttggactgcctGCAAACAACTGCATGATTTAATCTCCAACCTCCGTAGGATTAGCATAAACTGGGTATGTCTGCAACTGGGAGACCCGTGGGCAACCATAGAGCCAATTTTCATTCAGGTATCTTgaagtcagaggtcaagggaccccaatgaaaatggccatgccagatTTTAAAAATTCCAGCAAATTAATGCATCGTCCTCACTTTCAAACAGGCACTATTACCCGAGCATGATATAAGAACTTTTACATATTGTTTGAAGTCAGAGTTTTGATCCATTTAACTGCTAAGTGCTGACTGGTTGAGCAGTAGAAACATCGCTACTGAAACAGGACTTGTGTAAAAACGTACAGCCTTTAATCTAAGTGGATAAGATCATTCACATTCACTcctttttcctgaaaaaaaaagtctcttcccctctctctctctctctctctctctctctctctctctctctctcacacacacacacacacacacacacacacacacacacacacacacctgtaggtTACCTGTCTCCATGATGAACCGACACACACGGAAGTGTGTCTTCATGTCCCGAGCAGGGTCGGTCTCTGCGTCCTCACAGGAGCCTCTCCTGCCCGCAGAGCACACCGTGCCCTCCCGGGTACCAGCGGACCGAGAGGACGGGCCCTCCATGCCTCACGGACACTCTCCAAGCAGCTCTGCGTCTCCAACACGGCTCAATCACAGCTGTGCTGTGCCACAGACTCGGGcagcaaacacaaactcacCCACATGCTGCAGCACTGATATACGGCCTGTGTGCTAACTGTATGACCTTTAAGttagaaaacaaaccaaacattaACTGGCTATTCAGAGGGAGTGTTTTGCTGTGGCTCTATCCCTGAAGCGGCGCGTCTTTCAGCAGATATCTGCAGTAGTAATTTATCTGCAGACTACACGCACGTTAGCCAGCAGcgtaacaaaacaaaagaacttcCGGTCgcagttttcaaaataaaactctcaTTTGAGAGCATGATatttcttttcccctttttagTAATACGAGAGTTAACGTTGGAACACTTAATATTTCTAAAAGTGTCGGACATTAAAAGCTGTTGCTAATTTGAGCAGTACTGTGAAatcattactactactactactactactacgactattactactactactaataataataataataattaacatcCGCTTATAACAAAACAAGCCCTACTGATGAATGCGTTGGTTAATACAAGCCGAGTGGAGATAAAATAGGCAGaggcctgtgtgtttgtaatcTGTGGTAAATTACAAGTtgaactgttgtttttttaaactacaaaaTGTCGTTTTTAAACTCAGATAATCATATTTGGCCACATCATTCTTCCTTAATGGTGTGTTCGGCCGTCATTTTGACTGCATATCGACAAACTACCGCCATCTAATGGTTCAATCGTTTGTGTTCATGCGCCTATAAAGTGAGGTAAACTACCAatttcaaggatttttttttcatgagtcgTTACAG is part of the Myripristis murdjan chromosome 7, fMyrMur1.1, whole genome shotgun sequence genome and harbors:
- the ccnq gene encoding cyclin-Q, whose translation is MEGPSSRSAGTREGTVCSAGRRGSCEDAETDPARDMKTHFRVCRFIMETGVKLGMRSVPVATACVLYHRFFECVSVRVYEPYLVAMSCVYLAGKVEEQHLRTRDIINVSHRYFNSGSAPLECDKEFWDLRDSVVQCELLILRQLNFHVSFQHPHKYLLHYLLSVRSLVNRHAWSRTPVAETAWALLRDCYHGPMCIRHKPQHIAIAALYLALNSYGVELPVGEREWWQVLCEDVTKADIDAVISDLLQLYDMEAKCI